One window of Medicago truncatula cultivar Jemalong A17 chromosome 2, MtrunA17r5.0-ANR, whole genome shotgun sequence genomic DNA carries:
- the LOC25486813 gene encoding enolase 1, chloroplastic — MALNCSTKTIFHTPSSSSFTPTRISPSLKSLPFLSTQKPRQSLAVRASATAAAPAEVSVSRECTVKSVKARQIVDSRGNPTVEVDLVTDQLYRSGVPSGASTGIYEALELRDGDKSVYGGKGVLNAVRNINEVLAPKLVGVDVRNQADVDAIMLEIDGTPNKSKLGANAILGVSLSVCRAGAGAKGVPLYKHIQEISGTKELVMPVPAFNVINGGSHAGNNLAMQEFMILPVGATSFAEALRMGSEVYHVLKGIIKAKYGQDACNVGDEGGFAPNVQDNREGLVLLMDAIEKAGYTGKIKIGMDVAASEFYTKDRKYDLNFKKQPNDGTHVHSAESLGQLYQDFVKEFPIVSIEDPFDQDDWSSWASLQSSVDIQIVGDDLLVTNPTRISEAIQKKACNGLLLKVNQIGTVTESIQAALDSKAAGWGVMVSHRSGETEDNFIADLSVGLASGQIKTGAPCRSERLAKYNQLLRIEEELGSVRYAGEAFRSP; from the exons ATGGCCTTGAACTGttcaacaaaaactattttccacaccccctcttcttcttccttcacccCCACTCGCATTTCACCGTCCCTCAAATCCCTACCCTTCCTTTCGACCCAGAAACCTCGGCAGTCATTAGCCGTCCGCGCCTCAGCTACCGCGGCTGCTCCGGCCGAGGTTTCTGTGTCGAGGGAATGTACAGTGAAGTCAGTGAAGGCGAGGCAGATCGTTGACAGTAGAGGGAATCCGACGGTAGAGGTTGATCTGGTGACTGATCAGCTTTATCGATCGGGTGTGCCGAGTGGTGCTTCAACTGGTATTTATGAAGCTTTGGAGCTTAGAGATGGTGATAAGAGTGTTTATGGTGGAAAAGGTGTTCTTAATGCTGTTAGGAATATTAATGAGGTTTTGGCTCCTAAGCTTGTTGGTGTTGAtgttag GAATCAAGCTGATGTGGATGCTATAATGCTGGAAATTGATGGAACTCCGAACAAGTCAAAACTAGGTGCTAATGCAATATTGGGAGTTTCACTGAGTGTGTGTAGAGCTGGTGCTGGAGCAAAGGGAGTGCCTTTGTACAAGCATATCCAAGAAATTTCAGGAACTAAGGAACTTGTCATGCCTGTACCAGCTTTTAATGTTATCAATGGAGGCAGCCATGCCGGAAATAACCTTGCTATGCAAGAATTTATGATACTACCAGTTGGAGCTACTTCATTCGCTGAGGCACTTCGTATGGGCAGTGAAG TATATCATGTATTAAAGGGAATAATCAAGGCAAAATATGGACAAGATGCATGCAACGTTGGCGACGAAGGAGGATTTGCTCCAAACGTCCAAGATAACAGGGAGGGACTGGTTTTACTCATGGATGCCATTGAGAAGGCTGGTTATACCGGAAAG ATTAAAATAGGTATGGATGTAGCAGCCTCAGAGTTTTACACTAAGGATAGGAAGTATGATTTAAACTTCAAGAAACAGCCAAATGATGGAACTCACGTTCACTCAGCTGAGAGTCTTGGTCAACTTTATCAAGACTTCGTGAAAGAATTTCCCATTGTGTCAATTGAGGATCCTTTTGATCAAGATGATTGGAGTTCATGGGCCTCACTACAATCTTCAGTTGATATTCAAATTGTGGGAGATGATTTGTTGGTGACAAATCCAACTAGAATTTCTGAAGCCATACAAAAGAAGGCTTGTAATGGTTTGTTACTAAAG GTTAACCAGATTGGCACAGTAACTGAATCTATTCAGGCTGCACTTGACTCAAAGGCTGCAGGTTGGGGTGTGATGGTTAGTCATCGGAGTGGTGAGACTGAGGATAACTTCATTGCTGATCTTTCAGTTGGCTTGGCCAGTGGACAG ATAAAGACTGGCGCTCCTTGCAGAAGCGAACGTTTAGCAAAGTATAACCAG